From the genome of Hymenobacter cellulosilyticus, one region includes:
- a CDS encoding TSUP family transporter: MPEQKEPLYGVAIGLIIGFYDGFFGPGTGSFLLFAFVGLFGYDFLSASASSKLVNVATNLTSLAYFAYTGQIIWHIALPMAACNMLGSTLGARMALKQGVGFVRVLFLVVVCGMILKLGWETFKAA; this comes from the coding sequence CTGCCCGAGCAAAAGGAACCGCTCTACGGCGTAGCCATCGGCCTGATTATCGGCTTCTACGACGGGTTTTTCGGGCCCGGCACCGGCAGCTTTCTGCTCTTTGCCTTCGTGGGGCTGTTCGGCTACGACTTCCTGAGCGCCTCGGCCTCATCCAAGCTGGTCAACGTGGCCACCAACCTGACCAGCCTGGCCTATTTTGCCTACACCGGCCAGATTATCTGGCACATTGCCCTGCCCATGGCCGCCTGCAACATGCTGGGCTCCACGCTCGGGGCCCGCATGGCCCTCAAGCAGGGCGTGGGCTTCGTGCGGGTGCTCTTCCTGGTGGTTGTCTGCGGCATGATTCTCAAGCTGGGCTGGGAAACCTTCAAGGCGGCGTAG
- a CDS encoding MFS transporter, translated as MTENLTQRSKMLTLAGVLLALFLSSLDQTIVSTALPRIVADLHGFDRFAWVATAYLVASTALVPVYGKLADMYSRRNIEVTAILIFLTGSALCGLAGEFGTLPLLGDGMSQLIIFRALQGLGGAGLLAMAFIIIADLFSPAERGKYQGFVGATFGTASVLGPFLGGLLTDHGSGLLPGIAGWRLVFYVNLPLGLLALWFILSRMPRLKPGVRKSPWTTSRPCC; from the coding sequence ATGACCGAAAATCTGACCCAGCGCAGCAAGATGCTGACGCTGGCCGGGGTGCTGCTCGCCCTGTTTCTGAGTTCTCTCGACCAAACCATCGTTTCGACGGCCTTGCCGCGCATCGTGGCCGACCTACACGGCTTCGACCGGTTCGCCTGGGTGGCCACGGCCTACTTAGTTGCCAGCACGGCGTTGGTGCCGGTGTATGGCAAGCTGGCCGACATGTACTCGCGCCGCAATATCGAGGTCACCGCCATCCTGATTTTCCTGACTGGCTCGGCGCTGTGCGGCCTGGCCGGGGAGTTTGGCACCCTGCCCCTGCTGGGCGACGGAATGAGTCAGCTCATCATCTTCCGGGCGTTGCAGGGGCTGGGTGGGGCCGGGCTGCTGGCCATGGCCTTTATCATCATTGCCGACCTGTTTTCGCCGGCCGAGCGGGGCAAGTACCAGGGCTTCGTGGGGGCCACGTTCGGAACAGCCTCGGTGCTGGGGCCGTTTCTGGGCGGCCTGCTCACCGACCACGGCTCGGGCCTGCTGCCGGGCATTGCGGGTTGGCGACTGGTGTTTTACGTCAACCTGCCCCTGGGTTTGCTGGCGCTCTGGTTTATTCTTTCCCGCATGCCCCGGCTTAAGCCCGGGGTGAGAAAAAGCCCCTGGACTACCTCTCGGCCCTGCTGCTGA
- a CDS encoding MFS transporter, with the protein MPLVLGLQLNKAVHGWTSPLTLGLLGGAALAMLLFVLRSLNSANPILDFTLFRNPVFRSANIALFLLGGAFLSIVIFEPLFMVNVVGVSATQAGVSLIPLSMGVVSGSMLAGQMVARFGHYKRWMLGGGLILITGQALLATMPATASYQQVLLYVLICGLGLGPSMPLYTLAIQNAIDPGFTGQATSACQFFRQIGGAIAAALLGTVLTLSLAQTLPAPTAPAAASTLAVQAESPTVVTPAAPPTPEVRAAFAHGISRVYFCTLCLVLCGWLATMFIPELPLRTSNACKPAAPVLVGAK; encoded by the coding sequence GTGCCGCTGGTGCTGGGCTTGCAGCTCAACAAGGCCGTGCACGGCTGGACCTCGCCGCTCACGCTGGGCCTGCTGGGTGGGGCGGCGCTGGCCATGCTCTTGTTTGTGCTGCGGTCCTTGAACTCGGCCAACCCGATTCTGGACTTCACGCTGTTTCGCAACCCGGTGTTTCGCTCCGCGAACATTGCCCTGTTTCTGCTGGGCGGCGCGTTTCTGAGCATCGTCATCTTCGAGCCCCTGTTTATGGTCAACGTGGTGGGCGTGTCGGCCACGCAGGCTGGGGTAAGCTTGATTCCGCTGTCGATGGGCGTGGTGAGCGGCTCGATGCTGGCGGGACAGATGGTGGCCCGCTTCGGCCATTACAAACGCTGGATGCTGGGCGGCGGCCTGATTCTGATTACCGGACAGGCCCTGCTGGCTACTATGCCGGCCACGGCCTCCTACCAGCAGGTGCTGCTCTACGTGCTGATTTGCGGCCTGGGCCTGGGCCCGAGCATGCCGCTCTACACCCTGGCTATTCAGAACGCCATTGACCCCGGCTTTACTGGTCAGGCTACCTCGGCCTGCCAGTTTTTCCGGCAGATTGGCGGGGCCATTGCCGCCGCCCTGCTCGGCACCGTGCTGACGCTGAGCCTGGCCCAAACCCTGCCCGCTCCTACCGCGCCGGCCGCGGCTTCTACCCTGGCAGTTCAGGCCGAGAGCCCCACGGTGGTGACTCCGGCGGCCCCGCCCACGCCCGAAGTGCGCGCGGCCTTTGCCCACGGCATTTCCCGGGTGTATTTCTGCACCCTGTGCCTGGTACTCTGCGGCTGGCTGGCCACCATGTTTATTCCGGAATTGCCCCTGCGTACCTCCAATGCCTGCAAGCCCGCTGCCCCGGTACTGGTCGGCGCGAAATAG
- a CDS encoding aldolase/citrate lyase family protein produces MSYLQPYHFARFQAAGFLGFYQRVRRSGGILCFDLEDGIQHPDPERCLLLKREQRRNVVTLLRELAPHLDFAGLGLRINAPGTAAYAEDVQALQLLPRLGYVFVPKVENAAQVQTVHNALPAERLPELIPVVETGRALTT; encoded by the coding sequence ATGTCCTACTTACAGCCTTATCATTTCGCCCGATTTCAGGCCGCCGGCTTTTTGGGATTTTACCAGCGCGTACGGCGGAGCGGCGGCATCTTATGCTTTGATCTGGAAGACGGAATTCAGCACCCCGACCCGGAACGCTGCCTGTTGCTGAAGCGGGAGCAGCGCCGCAACGTGGTAACCCTACTGCGGGAGCTGGCACCCCACCTGGATTTTGCCGGCCTGGGGCTGCGCATCAATGCGCCCGGTACGGCTGCTTACGCCGAAGACGTGCAGGCTTTGCAGCTCCTGCCCCGGCTAGGCTACGTATTTGTGCCCAAGGTAGAAAACGCGGCGCAAGTGCAGACGGTGCACAACGCCCTACCCGCCGAGCGGCTGCCCGAGCTGATTCCGGTGGTGGAAACGGGGCGGGCTTTGACCACCTGA
- a CDS encoding LLM class flavin-dependent oxidoreductase, protein MNHQPLRLSVLDQSPVRQGGTARQAILETVELAQLADRLGYTRYWVSEHHNTATLAGSTPEVLLAHLGGLTQHIRLGSGGVMLPHYSALKVAENFRMLETLFPGRIDLGVGRAPGSDRLTASVLNPANNFAENDFIEQLMDLSRYLTDADEPDSIQAKVKASPRAETVPEPWILSSSGQSGLFAAYLGMAFSFAHFINPNGGPQMVKMYQDRFKPSVHLQKPLANVAVFVLCAETEEKAQQLHESLALQMLRLERGNLQPMGPYEEIKDYQYSSADRQRMAYHWQRIVSGTPAQLKVQLTDLAQQYGVEEVVAVTITYDFADRRRSYELLAEAFALTPSQAPVASI, encoded by the coding sequence ATGAACCATCAACCACTTCGCCTGAGTGTCCTGGACCAGTCGCCGGTGCGGCAGGGCGGCACGGCCCGGCAGGCCATCCTCGAAACCGTGGAGCTGGCTCAGCTGGCCGACCGCCTGGGCTACACCCGCTACTGGGTTTCGGAACACCACAACACGGCCACGCTGGCCGGCTCCACGCCTGAGGTGCTGCTGGCCCACCTGGGCGGCCTCACGCAGCATATCCGACTCGGGTCGGGCGGGGTGATGCTGCCCCACTACAGCGCCCTGAAGGTAGCCGAGAACTTCCGCATGCTCGAAACCCTGTTCCCGGGCCGCATCGACCTGGGCGTGGGCCGGGCCCCGGGCTCCGACCGCCTCACGGCCTCGGTGCTGAACCCGGCGAACAACTTTGCCGAGAACGACTTCATTGAGCAACTCATGGATTTGAGCCGCTACCTTACCGACGCCGACGAGCCCGACTCCATCCAGGCCAAGGTGAAAGCCTCGCCGCGGGCTGAAACCGTGCCCGAGCCCTGGATTTTGAGCTCTAGCGGGCAGAGCGGCCTGTTTGCGGCCTACCTGGGCATGGCCTTCTCTTTTGCCCACTTCATCAACCCCAACGGTGGGCCCCAGATGGTGAAAATGTACCAGGACCGGTTTAAGCCCTCGGTGCACCTGCAAAAGCCGCTGGCCAACGTGGCTGTTTTTGTACTCTGCGCTGAGACTGAGGAAAAAGCCCAGCAGCTGCACGAGTCGCTGGCCCTGCAAATGCTTCGTTTGGAGCGCGGTAATCTGCAGCCAATGGGGCCTTACGAAGAAATTAAAGATTACCAATATTCCTCCGCCGACCGGCAGCGGATGGCCTACCACTGGCAGCGCATCGTGAGCGGTACGCCCGCCCAGCTGAAAGTTCAGCTGACGGACTTGGCCCAGCAGTACGGCGTCGAGGAAGTGGTGGCCGTGACCATCACCTACGACTTTGCCGACCGCCGCCGCTCCTATGAGCTACTGGCCGAGGCATTTGCACTTACCCCGAGTCAGGCCCCGGTAGCCAGTATCTAG
- a CDS encoding ankyrin repeat domain-containing protein, with protein MKKSFFLLILLVSLASAAVAQTASKELYTAVVKNKPVDAEALLKAGADANASIEVVPGFPTTFLITAAGHGDLDMVKALVKYKAQVNKADAFKGTALMAAAGKGKKDIVEFLLASGADAKAKDDDGKDALAHAKEGGNKEVIALIEQKLM; from the coding sequence ATGAAAAAGAGTTTTTTCCTGCTTATCCTGTTGGTAAGCCTGGCTTCGGCCGCCGTTGCGCAAACCGCCAGCAAAGAGCTGTACACGGCCGTGGTCAAGAATAAACCCGTGGATGCGGAAGCCCTGCTCAAAGCCGGAGCCGATGCCAATGCCTCCATTGAGGTGGTGCCCGGCTTCCCGACTACGTTTCTGATTACTGCTGCCGGCCACGGCGACCTGGACATGGTAAAAGCCCTGGTGAAGTACAAGGCGCAGGTAAACAAGGCCGATGCCTTCAAAGGCACTGCCCTGATGGCCGCCGCCGGTAAAGGCAAAAAGGACATTGTAGAATTCCTGCTGGCCAGCGGCGCCGATGCCAAAGCCAAGGACGACGACGGTAAAGATGCTCTGGCCCACGCCAAGGAAGGCGGCAACAAGGAAGTTATTGCCCTGATTGAACAGAAGTTGATGTAA
- a CDS encoding bile acid:sodium symporter family protein, translated as MAVIFFFYGLRLSPDKLRAGMRNWRLHLVTQSATFVLFPLLALAVRPLFQGPKAEALWASIFFLTTLPSTVSTSVVMVSIAQGNLPAAIFNASISSLLGILLTPLWVNLVLHTGAAQVGLGGMVASLGGQVVVPVALGMLLNSRFGAWAEAHKQQLRVFDQVIILILVYTSFCESFAENLFRDYRATDILALAAGMVTLFLLIFGLITGISRLLHFSDEDRITAVFCGSKKSLVHGTVLAKVLFANSIALGTLLLPLMLYHALQIMLASVMAQAAGRRMKAREQAMLTPASTR; from the coding sequence GTGGCCGTCATTTTCTTTTTTTACGGGCTGCGGCTGAGCCCCGACAAGCTCAGGGCCGGCATGCGCAACTGGCGCCTGCACTTGGTCACGCAGAGTGCTACGTTCGTGCTGTTTCCGTTGCTGGCTTTGGCCGTGCGGCCGCTGTTTCAGGGGCCCAAGGCCGAGGCGCTGTGGGCCAGCATCTTCTTTCTGACCACGCTGCCTTCCACCGTTTCTACCTCGGTGGTCATGGTTTCCATTGCCCAGGGTAACCTGCCGGCCGCTATTTTCAACGCCAGCATTTCCAGTCTGCTGGGCATTCTGCTCACGCCGTTGTGGGTGAATCTGGTGCTGCACACCGGCGCGGCTCAGGTGGGGCTGGGCGGCATGGTGGCCAGCCTGGGCGGGCAGGTGGTGGTACCCGTAGCCCTGGGCATGCTGCTCAACTCCCGCTTCGGGGCCTGGGCCGAGGCTCACAAGCAGCAGCTGCGCGTCTTCGACCAAGTGATTATTCTGATCCTGGTCTACACGTCCTTTTGCGAGTCCTTTGCCGAAAACCTGTTCCGCGACTACCGCGCCACCGACATTCTGGCCCTGGCCGCTGGCATGGTGACCCTGTTCCTGCTAATCTTCGGCCTGATTACCGGTATCAGCCGCCTGCTGCACTTCTCCGATGAGGACCGGATTACGGCCGTTTTCTGCGGCTCCAAAAAGTCCCTGGTCCACGGCACGGTGCTGGCCAAGGTGCTTTTTGCCAATTCTATAGCCCTAGGCACCCTGCTGCTGCCGCTGATGCTTTACCACGCCCTGCAAATCATGCTGGCCAGCGTAATGGCTCAGGCAGCGGGGCGGCGCATGAAAGCCCGGGAGCAGGCCATGTTGACACCGGCTTCAACCCGGTAG
- a CDS encoding dienelactone hydrolase family protein, with translation MPRAVSPQRPGRSGNSIHRLSQRRAPLPSHYPEGLTADVQAAYAWLQAQDNVTEKIGSIGFCLGGRVSFLANAVVPLSAGVSYYGGGTHHLAGRAGELHAPHLFFWGGQDTHIPKEQIDTITAALDAAGKPYINTVISYAEHGFHCDERPSYNADAAQEAWAMTLAFFGEKLR, from the coding sequence TTGCCCCGAGCTGTTTCACCGCAGCGCCCCGGCCGGTCTGGAAATTCCATACACCGACTTTCCCAGCGCCGCGCCCCACTTCCAAGCCATTACCCCGAAGGCCTGACGGCCGACGTACAGGCCGCCTATGCTTGGCTGCAGGCCCAGGACAACGTGACCGAGAAAATCGGCAGCATTGGGTTCTGCCTGGGCGGGCGGGTGTCATTTCTGGCCAATGCCGTGGTGCCGCTCTCAGCGGGCGTGTCATACTACGGCGGGGGCACTCACCACTTGGCCGGCCGGGCCGGTGAGCTGCACGCGCCCCACCTGTTTTTCTGGGGCGGGCAGGACACGCACATTCCCAAAGAGCAGATTGACACCATAACCGCGGCCCTGGACGCGGCCGGCAAGCCCTACATCAATACCGTTATTTCCTACGCCGAGCACGGCTTTCACTGCGACGAGCGGCCCAGCTACAACGCCGATGCCGCCCAGGAGGCCTGGGCCATGACCCTAGCTTTCTTCGGGGAAAAGCTGCGTTAA
- a CDS encoding T9SS type A sorting domain-containing protein — translation MSAPNEPTDYEFRTAAVPGAQYNWYVNNVLYETVPDNVWRYYFPCRRTSTISCSITTCAGTTARSNSISKTGGCERTLAYTYGPNPAATELTVNGPEGAMGTLETKAETFEAQLYNSFGKLVKTGRSEHGKVRLDIQSLPNGLYTLRTGTGDEAVSEHIQILH, via the coding sequence ATGTCGGCTCCGAACGAACCCACTGACTATGAGTTTCGGACAGCCGCTGTTCCCGGCGCGCAATACAACTGGTATGTCAATAACGTTTTGTACGAAACCGTACCCGATAATGTCTGGCGGTATTACTTCCCGTGCCGGAGGACGAGCACAATATCCTGCTCCATTACTACCTGCGCCGGTACTACGGCACGAAGCAATTCGATAAGCAAAACGGGAGGCTGCGAACGTACTCTGGCCTATACTTACGGGCCAAACCCGGCCGCTACGGAGCTCACCGTCAATGGGCCAGAAGGGGCGATGGGAACCTTGGAGACTAAAGCGGAGACTTTCGAGGCGCAGCTCTACAATAGCTTTGGGAAGCTGGTCAAAACCGGTCGTAGTGAGCATGGAAAAGTTCGGCTTGATATTCAGAGCCTACCCAATGGCCTTTACACGCTACGAACAGGAACCGGCGACGAGGCTGTATCGGAGCACATTCAGATTTTACACTAA
- a CDS encoding PAS domain-containing protein codes for MAPPDEMLRIVVDMSVTGLIFYTPIYDPADGTTIVDFRFEQLNAAAQRMMRMPEHPTLTHNEQWPHSREHGTFDFHVDAYVSGQPREYSINYQADGYDNFYHLVARRAGPGLLVSFTDTADQPRSPVEEALRESQAREQAARAEAEAQRYQLHSLLMQAPACIASLEGPELVFTLVNPFYQQLVGSRQLQGLPLRQAWPELEGQGFFELLEGVYRTGETYYGNEQPAYIDRHNTGRTEPVYFNFIYQAARDGAGTITGVFIFAYDVSEQVLSRRRVEVQEQQTNVLNEELASTNEELYASNEEVLANNEALVLAQQELKVLNAELEARVTARTRELRRAQLEEQRLRIRLERFFMQAPAAICILDGPDLVFELVNPAYQALFPGRHLLGLPLLQGLPEIAGHQVYQTFRTVFETGITHQEESLLIPIARPEDGQLEDRYFNYIQQARYDEHGRIDGMLVFAFEVTEQVVARKLSEASSHRLRLLTDALPVLISYVDREHRYQFANLAYKAWFNQEPAALLGQRVESIVGLAAYAQVLPYMERALAGEQVNFDVRMPYRENFVKHIHTSYVPDVQDGQVAGFYTLITDITEQVLARERVQELNEELAAINEELQSSNEELLDTNRQLTRSNVDLDNFIYTASHDLKAPISNIEGLLYALNEELPPQVSSTGNVSPILSRMLDSVNRFKRTISHLTEVSKLQKEHTPPPSPSIWPPW; via the coding sequence TTGGCTCCCCCCGACGAGATGTTGCGCATCGTGGTGGATATGTCCGTGACCGGCCTGATTTTCTATACGCCTATCTACGACCCGGCCGACGGTACTACCATCGTTGACTTTCGCTTCGAGCAGCTCAACGCCGCTGCCCAGCGCATGATGCGCATGCCCGAGCACCCCACCCTCACCCACAACGAGCAGTGGCCCCACAGCCGGGAGCACGGCACCTTCGACTTTCACGTGGATGCCTACGTGAGCGGGCAGCCCCGCGAGTACAGCATTAATTACCAGGCCGACGGCTACGACAACTTCTACCATCTGGTGGCCCGCCGAGCCGGGCCGGGCCTGCTGGTAAGCTTTACCGACACGGCCGACCAGCCCCGCAGCCCGGTGGAGGAAGCCCTGCGCGAAAGCCAGGCCCGTGAGCAGGCCGCCCGCGCCGAGGCCGAGGCCCAGCGCTACCAGCTGCATTCCCTGCTGATGCAGGCCCCCGCCTGCATTGCCAGCCTGGAAGGCCCCGAGCTGGTGTTTACCCTCGTCAACCCCTTCTACCAGCAGTTGGTAGGCTCCCGGCAGCTCCAGGGCCTGCCCCTGCGCCAGGCCTGGCCCGAGCTGGAAGGACAGGGCTTCTTCGAGCTGCTCGAAGGCGTGTACCGCACCGGCGAAACCTACTACGGCAACGAGCAGCCCGCCTACATTGACCGCCATAATACCGGCCGCACCGAGCCGGTGTACTTCAACTTCATCTACCAGGCCGCCCGCGACGGGGCCGGCACCATCACGGGCGTCTTCATCTTTGCCTACGACGTGAGCGAGCAGGTGCTCAGCCGCCGCCGGGTAGAGGTGCAGGAGCAGCAAACCAACGTGCTGAACGAGGAGCTGGCTTCTACCAACGAGGAGCTCTACGCCTCCAACGAGGAAGTGCTGGCCAACAACGAGGCCCTGGTACTGGCCCAGCAGGAGCTGAAGGTGCTCAACGCCGAGCTGGAAGCCCGCGTGACCGCCCGCACCCGGGAACTGCGGCGGGCCCAGCTCGAAGAGCAGCGGCTGCGCATTCGCCTGGAGCGGTTCTTTATGCAGGCCCCGGCCGCCATCTGCATCCTGGACGGGCCCGATTTAGTTTTTGAGCTGGTCAACCCGGCCTACCAGGCGCTGTTTCCCGGTCGGCATCTGCTGGGCTTGCCCCTGCTCCAGGGCCTGCCCGAAATAGCCGGTCACCAGGTGTACCAAACCTTCCGCACCGTATTTGAAACCGGCATTACCCACCAGGAAGAGTCGCTGCTGATTCCCATAGCCCGCCCCGAGGACGGGCAGCTCGAAGACCGCTACTTCAACTACATCCAGCAGGCCCGCTACGACGAGCACGGCCGCATCGACGGGATGCTGGTTTTCGCCTTCGAGGTCACCGAGCAGGTAGTGGCCCGGAAGCTCAGCGAGGCCAGTAGCCACCGCCTGCGCCTGCTCACCGATGCCCTGCCGGTGCTCATTAGCTACGTCGACCGGGAGCACCGCTACCAGTTTGCCAACCTGGCCTACAAGGCCTGGTTTAACCAGGAGCCGGCCGCCCTGCTGGGGCAGCGCGTGGAAAGCATCGTGGGGCTGGCGGCCTATGCCCAGGTTCTTCCCTACATGGAACGGGCCCTGGCCGGGGAGCAGGTCAACTTCGACGTCCGCATGCCCTACCGGGAAAACTTCGTCAAGCACATTCACACCAGCTACGTGCCCGACGTGCAGGACGGGCAGGTAGCGGGCTTCTACACCCTGATAACCGACATCACCGAGCAGGTGCTGGCCCGGGAGCGGGTGCAGGAGCTGAATGAGGAGCTGGCCGCCATCAACGAGGAGCTGCAGTCCTCCAACGAGGAGCTGCTCGACACCAACCGCCAGCTCACCCGCAGCAACGTAGACCTGGACAACTTCATCTATACCGCCTCCCACGACCTGAAGGCGCCCATCTCCAACATCGAGGGCCTGCTCTACGCCCTCAACGAGGAGCTGCCCCCCCAGGTGAGCAGCACCGGCAACGTGAGTCCCATCCTGAGCCGGATGCTGGACTCGGTCAACCGCTTCAAGCGCACCATCAGCCACCTGACGGAGGTTTCCAAGCTCCAGAAAGAGCACACCCCGCCACCGAGCCCGTCGATCTGGCCTCCGTGGTGA
- a CDS encoding sensor histidine kinase produces MVNDVRLDLEPLVRATGAELVVDVANCPPILFPEKNLRSVVYNLLSNALKYHSPNRLPRVELHCRSTAQYMIMEVRDNGLGIEEAQQSKLFAMFQRIHDHVEGSGIGLYMVKKMVENAGGRIEVSSQPGQGTSFFVYFRLYSSPA; encoded by the coding sequence GTGGTGAATGACGTGCGCCTGGATTTGGAGCCCCTGGTGCGCGCTACCGGCGCCGAGCTCGTGGTGGACGTGGCCAACTGCCCGCCCATCCTGTTTCCGGAGAAGAACCTGCGCTCGGTGGTGTATAACCTGCTCAGCAACGCCCTGAAGTACCACAGCCCCAACCGGCTGCCCCGGGTGGAGCTCCACTGCCGCTCTACTGCCCAATACATGATTATGGAAGTGCGCGACAACGGCCTGGGCATCGAGGAGGCTCAGCAGTCCAAGCTGTTTGCCATGTTCCAGCGCATCCACGACCATGTGGAGGGCTCCGGCATCGGGCTCTACATGGTCAAGAAGATGGTGGAAAATGCCGGGGGCCGCATCGAGGTGAGCAGCCAGCCGGGCCAGGGCACCAGCTTCTTCGTGTACTTCCGGCTGTATTCCTCGCCCGCCTAG
- a CDS encoding M61 family metallopeptidase, whose translation MGDGLEHSQSTLCLLESPGLADLDQFLRRLTTHEFFHVVTPLNIHSREIENYDFRNPTFSAHLWLYEGLTEYATIHMAIKQKLQTLPEFVQVLEGKAREMRQFDNTLSMTELSRQAMTRQDQYYNFYLKGALFNLCLDVRLRELSGARWARRSYCSSWRGATAPAGPLLTTSFST comes from the coding sequence ATGGGCGACGGGCTGGAACATAGCCAGTCGACGCTGTGTCTGCTGGAGTCGCCGGGGCTGGCCGACCTCGACCAGTTCCTGCGCCGCCTGACCACCCACGAGTTTTTTCACGTGGTAACGCCGCTCAACATTCACTCCCGCGAAATCGAGAACTACGACTTCCGCAATCCGACCTTTTCGGCCCACCTCTGGCTCTACGAGGGCCTGACCGAGTACGCTACCATTCACATGGCCATCAAGCAGAAGCTGCAAACCCTACCTGAGTTTGTGCAGGTGCTGGAAGGCAAGGCCCGGGAGATGCGGCAGTTCGACAATACCTTGTCGATGACGGAGCTGAGCCGGCAGGCCATGACGCGCCAGGACCAGTACTACAACTTCTACCTGAAAGGGGCCCTGTTCAACCTCTGCCTCGACGTGCGCCTGCGGGAGCTGTCGGGGGCGCGATGGGCACGCAGGAGCTACTGCAGCAGCTGGCGCGGCGCTACGGCCCCAGCCGGCCCTTTATTGACGACCAGCTTTTCGACGTGA
- a CDS encoding S1/P1 nuclease: protein MKCATPRVHCHCPWHFINTALGLPFAQYTGVVTAMQEPNAYLALNQNIAVLKDAKATKEQKVVALKFVVHIVGDVHQPMHVSRAEDKGGNAITVKYQGKDTNLHSLWDSGLLDYEGMTYSELATLLDKPTPTQVQQWQKDGITQWLWESYTISQQLYAETEKSATFDYKYVPAHLPTVEDRLLQAGIRLAGVLNSVLG from the coding sequence ATGAAGTGCGCTACTCCCCGAGTACACTGCCACTGCCCCTGGCACTTTATTAACACGGCCCTGGGGCTGCCCTTCGCCCAGTACACCGGCGTGGTAACGGCCATGCAGGAACCCAACGCCTACCTGGCCCTGAACCAGAATATAGCCGTGCTCAAAGATGCCAAGGCTACCAAGGAGCAGAAGGTAGTAGCTCTCAAGTTTGTGGTGCACATTGTGGGCGACGTGCACCAGCCCATGCACGTGAGCCGGGCCGAGGACAAGGGCGGCAACGCCATAACCGTGAAGTACCAGGGCAAGGACACCAACCTGCACAGCCTCTGGGACAGCGGCCTGCTCGATTACGAAGGCATGACCTACTCCGAGCTGGCCACCTTGCTCGACAAGCCCACGCCCACCCAGGTGCAGCAGTGGCAGAAGGACGGCATCACGCAGTGGCTCTGGGAGTCGTACACCATCAGCCAGCAGCTCTACGCCGAAACCGAGAAAAGCGCCACTTTCGACTATAAGTACGTACCGGCCCACCTGCCCACGGTGGAAGACCGCCTGCTGCAGGCCGGGATTCGTCTGGCCGGGGTCCTCAACAGTGTGCTCGGGTAA
- a CDS encoding S1/P1 nuclease, with the protein MLKKCVALLCLTMLPVSLMAWGAQGHRVVGKIAENHLSKKAKDQVAQLLGAERLPLVTIWADEVRYSPSTLPLPLALY; encoded by the coding sequence ATGCTGAAAAAGTGCGTTGCCCTGCTGTGTCTGACTATGCTGCCCGTGAGCCTAATGGCCTGGGGCGCCCAGGGCCACCGGGTCGTTGGTAAGATTGCTGAAAACCACCTCTCCAAAAAGGCCAAAGACCAGGTAGCCCAGTTGCTGGGCGCTGAGCGGCTGCCGCTGGTAACCATCTGGGCCGATGAAGTGCGCTACTCCCCGAGTACACTGCCACTGCCCCTGGCACTTTATTAA